A single genomic interval of SAR324 cluster bacterium harbors:
- a CDS encoding DMT family transporter, whose product MERKDHIDLFGGSVLVIFAMVMGLNQVVIKVVNDGIQPVFQAGLRSLFAFFVVWGWALWRGKKISVTDGTFKAGIFTGCLFSIEFIFLFLALDMTTVARNSIFWYSMPVWMAIGAHFLIDGERLNAQKILGLIISMVGLVWAFSDRGLDGESGNWVGDLMSILGSMCWAGIGLSVRVSKLKEASIEMQLLYNLAVSTIVLLPFSLLFGDWIRDLQTMHVFMLGFQVVIVVAGGFLVWFWVLTIYPASDMASFGFLTPAFGVIFSWLFLDEAISLTILGALVLISAGIVLINYRPKKPISNENA is encoded by the coding sequence ATGGAACGAAAAGACCATATCGATTTATTTGGCGGCAGTGTCCTCGTCATCTTCGCGATGGTGATGGGCTTGAACCAGGTGGTGATCAAGGTTGTCAACGATGGAATACAACCTGTCTTTCAAGCAGGATTGCGCTCGCTGTTTGCGTTTTTTGTGGTTTGGGGCTGGGCCCTATGGCGAGGGAAGAAGATCAGTGTCACAGACGGCACCTTCAAAGCAGGTATCTTTACAGGCTGCCTCTTCTCGATTGAATTCATTTTTCTCTTCCTGGCCTTGGACATGACGACTGTCGCCCGCAATTCGATCTTCTGGTACTCAATGCCCGTCTGGATGGCAATCGGAGCTCATTTCCTGATTGATGGAGAACGCCTCAATGCCCAGAAAATTCTTGGACTGATCATCTCCATGGTGGGCCTAGTTTGGGCTTTTTCAGATCGGGGATTAGATGGCGAGTCTGGAAATTGGGTTGGAGACCTGATGAGCATTCTCGGCTCAATGTGCTGGGCTGGAATCGGGCTTTCGGTCCGGGTGAGCAAACTCAAAGAAGCAAGCATCGAAATGCAGCTACTTTACAATCTGGCAGTTTCCACGATTGTTTTGCTGCCCTTTTCTCTGCTCTTTGGAGACTGGATCCGAGATCTGCAAACTATGCACGTTTTTATGCTCGGCTTCCAGGTTGTCATAGTCGTCGCTGGTGGTTTTCTTGTTTGGTTCTGGGTACTCACCATCTACCCTGCTTCGGACATGGCCTCCTTTGGCTTTCTGACCCCTGCCTTCGGTGTGATCTTCAGTTGGCTCTTCCTCGATGAAGCGATCAGTTTAACCATTTTGGGTGCGCTGGTGCTGATCTCCGCTGGAATTGTCCTGATCAACTACCGGCCCAAAAAGCCTATCTCCAACGAGAATGCCTAA
- a CDS encoding PIG-L family deacetylase, whose product MQIALIMAHPDDADIYCGGSIAAWRSMGAEVTILIATDGARGGNYDPKKLAQLRAKEAIAAAKVLDANLIQLNFPDGELPQSEEFASRLTAEVVRLKPNLLVAHAPNDYHADHRAVSAGALIAASFRAPVLWVDPMMGNEFLPNYYVDITPFQDLKEQAILCHTTQGPEHFVEMSRVQGRSRSAQCGQLGGFAEAFRHDSIHPFADIRSLIPPAPPLQPIVVKSPN is encoded by the coding sequence ATGCAAATTGCCCTGATCATGGCGCATCCAGATGATGCCGACATCTACTGTGGGGGTTCGATAGCGGCTTGGCGATCCATGGGAGCAGAAGTAACGATCTTGATCGCAACCGATGGTGCAAGGGGAGGAAATTATGATCCCAAAAAGCTTGCACAGTTGCGTGCCAAGGAGGCAATCGCTGCTGCCAAAGTCTTGGACGCCAACCTGATTCAGTTGAATTTCCCAGATGGTGAACTTCCACAGTCTGAAGAATTTGCTTCAAGGTTGACGGCTGAGGTGGTGCGCCTCAAACCAAATCTGTTGGTGGCGCATGCTCCAAATGACTACCATGCTGATCATCGAGCGGTCTCTGCTGGAGCATTGATTGCTGCAAGTTTTCGGGCTCCTGTGCTTTGGGTGGATCCAATGATGGGTAATGAGTTTCTACCCAACTACTACGTCGATATCACTCCTTTTCAGGATTTGAAGGAGCAGGCCATTCTCTGTCACACAACCCAGGGACCAGAGCACTTTGTCGAAATGTCCCGAGTTCAAGGACGTTCCCGTTCAGCTCAGTGTGGTCAGCTGGGTGGCTTTGCTGAGGCTTTTCGCCATGATTCCATTCACCCCTTTGCTGATATCCGTTCTCTGATTCCCCCTGCCCCTCCACTTCAGCCAATTGTTGTCAAAAGCCCTAACTAA
- a CDS encoding FAD-dependent oxidoreductase, translating to MSIPSQNKTSKKDLRRWLLATVIVLGVLLFFVFDLQRFLTLEYLQASRESFATTYAESPFTVSIIYFLIYVISTALSVPGAVVLTLAGGALFGLGWGLVLVSFASSLGATLAMMASRFVLRDAVQDRFSSQLQRINEGVEKQGAFYLFTLRLVPVVPFFVINLGMGLTPIGVWTFYWVSQVGMFAGTIVYVNAGTQLAQLENLSGIASPGLLVSFALLGIFPWLARSFVKQIEQRKLLAKWPKPKQFDRNLIVIGAGAAGLVSAYIAAATKAKVTLVEAHKMGGDCLNYGCVPSKALIRSAKLLHQMRNASNYGLQDSNHPFSFDKVMQRVHQVIAEIEPHDSVERYTSLGVEVIQGYAKIVDPWTVEIQNPDGTTQRLSSTAIIIAAGAAPFVPPLPGLEEVGCLTSDTLWEKLKGREEAPQRLVVLGGGPIGTELTQAFARLGSTVTQIEMAQRIMLREDPEVSEMVQKSLERDGVTVLTNYKAVGCGLTNGEKWIQVEDQRETKRISFDELIVAVGRAPRLKGFGLEELGIPVGRVVQTNEYLETIYPHILAAGDVAGPYQFTHTAGHQAWYAAVNALFGKFKKFKVDYRVIPWATFCDPEVARVGLNELEAEEKGTPYEVTRYGIDDLDRAIADGSAKGMVKVLTVPGKDKILGVTLVGEHAGDLISEFVMAMKHGLGLNKILGTIHIYPTLAEANKYAAGEWRRAHVNPRLLSFVERFHAWRRR from the coding sequence ATGAGCATCCCCTCCCAAAACAAGACTTCCAAAAAAGACCTACGCCGATGGCTATTAGCCACAGTGATCGTTCTGGGAGTTCTCCTATTCTTTGTCTTCGACCTGCAGCGATTCCTGACACTTGAATATCTTCAGGCTTCACGTGAGAGCTTTGCAACAACCTACGCAGAGTCACCATTCACTGTATCGATAATCTACTTTCTGATTTACGTGATTTCGACGGCACTTTCGGTGCCTGGAGCCGTTGTTTTAACGCTAGCAGGTGGAGCCTTATTCGGCTTGGGTTGGGGCCTGGTGCTGGTTTCCTTTGCCAGCAGCTTGGGAGCAACCTTAGCGATGATGGCCAGTCGGTTTGTGTTGCGTGATGCTGTGCAAGACCGCTTTAGTTCACAACTTCAACGCATCAATGAGGGTGTTGAAAAGCAGGGCGCCTTCTATTTATTCACGTTGAGGCTGGTGCCAGTAGTCCCATTTTTTGTGATCAATCTTGGAATGGGATTGACTCCAATTGGTGTCTGGACCTTCTATTGGGTTAGCCAAGTAGGCATGTTTGCAGGAACGATCGTTTATGTGAATGCTGGCACTCAACTCGCTCAACTGGAGAACCTCTCAGGGATTGCTTCGCCTGGATTGCTGGTTTCTTTTGCCCTGCTTGGAATCTTTCCATGGCTGGCACGTTCCTTCGTGAAACAAATCGAACAACGAAAGTTGCTTGCCAAGTGGCCGAAGCCTAAGCAATTTGACCGAAACCTGATCGTCATTGGAGCTGGCGCAGCTGGCTTGGTGTCAGCCTATATCGCGGCAGCAACGAAAGCCAAGGTGACGCTGGTGGAAGCTCATAAGATGGGTGGTGACTGCCTGAACTATGGCTGCGTGCCGTCCAAGGCCTTGATTCGTAGCGCCAAGTTGCTGCATCAGATGCGCAATGCTTCCAATTATGGGTTGCAGGATAGTAATCATCCCTTCTCCTTTGACAAGGTGATGCAACGTGTGCATCAAGTCATTGCGGAGATCGAGCCTCATGATTCTGTGGAGCGCTACACTTCCTTGGGGGTAGAAGTCATTCAAGGATATGCCAAGATAGTAGATCCCTGGACGGTTGAGATTCAAAATCCAGACGGAACGACTCAACGCTTAAGCAGCACGGCAATCATTATTGCGGCAGGGGCAGCTCCCTTTGTACCACCCCTGCCTGGCTTGGAAGAAGTAGGCTGCCTGACTTCAGATACCCTCTGGGAAAAACTGAAGGGAAGAGAAGAGGCACCTCAACGCTTGGTAGTCCTTGGAGGCGGACCTATAGGAACGGAATTGACCCAAGCTTTTGCCCGATTAGGTTCCACAGTAACACAAATTGAGATGGCTCAGAGAATCATGCTCCGAGAAGATCCAGAGGTTTCTGAGATGGTGCAAAAATCATTAGAGCGGGACGGAGTGACTGTTCTAACAAACTACAAGGCAGTGGGTTGTGGGTTGACGAATGGTGAGAAGTGGATTCAAGTGGAAGATCAGCGAGAAACTAAACGAATCAGCTTCGATGAACTGATCGTTGCTGTGGGGCGTGCACCTCGCCTGAAAGGGTTCGGTTTGGAAGAGCTAGGTATCCCAGTGGGTCGGGTGGTTCAAACCAACGAGTACTTGGAAACAATTTATCCTCACATTCTAGCGGCTGGTGACGTGGCGGGACCGTACCAGTTCACACACACAGCTGGGCACCAGGCTTGGTATGCTGCAGTCAATGCACTGTTTGGTAAATTCAAGAAATTCAAAGTGGATTATCGGGTGATCCCTTGGGCAACATTCTGTGATCCAGAAGTAGCTCGAGTGGGGCTCAATGAACTGGAGGCTGAGGAAAAAGGCACCCCCTACGAAGTGACTCGCTATGGCATTGATGATCTGGATCGAGCAATTGCCGATGGCTCTGCCAAGGGAATGGTCAAAGTGCTAACGGTTCCCGGTAAGGACAAGATCCTCGGAGTTACTCTGGTAGGTGAGCATGCTGGAGATCTGATCAGTGAGTTTGTAATGGCAATGAAACACGGATTGGGCTTAAACAAAATCCTTGGAACCATCCATATCTACCCCACCTTGGCAGAAGCCAACAAGTATGCAGCCGGTGAATGGCGTCGGGCTCATGTAAACCCAAGGCTTTTGTCGTTTGTAGAGCGCTTTCATGCGTGGAGGCGAAGATGA
- a CDS encoding pyridoxal phosphate-dependent aminotransferase, with protein sequence MANYQVTPLVQELPAAVPFVGPETQERLRGSAFRARIGANENVFGPSPAVIEVMQHRAKEAWMYGDPEFHELRIALAQQLGVAPENVMVGEGIDGLLGYIVRIFVEPGDVVVTSAGAYPTFNYHVQGFGGDLQFVPYHEDREDGEALLTAAQKNEAKLIYFANPDNPMGSWWDADYVESMIKSVPEGSLLVLDEAYGEFAPEGTLPPIDVDNGRVIRMRTFSKAYGLAGMRVGYAIGNAGMIAEFNKVRNHFGLSRLSQIAALEAVQDQEHLNHVQRQVQGSLQRIQQIALDNQLKPLPTAANFLTIDCGRDGDYAIAVMKGLIDCGVFVRMPGVAPLNRCIRITAGLPVELDFLKATLPKVLKSI encoded by the coding sequence ATGGCTAATTATCAAGTAACTCCGCTGGTTCAGGAACTGCCAGCAGCCGTCCCGTTTGTTGGACCAGAAACACAGGAGCGCCTACGGGGCAGTGCATTTCGAGCTCGAATTGGGGCAAATGAGAACGTCTTTGGTCCTTCCCCAGCAGTGATTGAGGTCATGCAACACAGAGCGAAGGAAGCCTGGATGTATGGAGACCCTGAGTTTCACGAATTACGAATAGCTTTGGCTCAACAACTGGGTGTGGCTCCTGAAAATGTGATGGTTGGAGAAGGCATAGACGGATTGCTTGGTTACATCGTGCGGATATTTGTCGAACCTGGAGATGTCGTAGTGACATCCGCCGGGGCCTATCCCACCTTTAATTACCATGTCCAAGGATTTGGAGGGGATTTGCAATTCGTGCCCTATCACGAAGACCGTGAGGATGGAGAAGCTTTGCTAACTGCTGCTCAGAAAAATGAAGCCAAGCTGATCTACTTTGCCAATCCGGATAACCCGATGGGTAGTTGGTGGGATGCGGATTATGTTGAGTCGATGATCAAATCTGTGCCTGAAGGATCCCTGCTAGTTTTAGATGAAGCCTATGGAGAGTTTGCTCCAGAAGGAACTCTGCCACCGATTGATGTGGATAACGGCAGAGTGATTCGCATGAGGACCTTTTCGAAAGCATATGGTTTGGCAGGCATGAGAGTCGGCTACGCCATTGGCAATGCGGGAATGATCGCCGAGTTCAACAAGGTAAGGAACCATTTTGGTTTGAGTCGTCTCTCTCAGATTGCTGCGCTGGAGGCTGTACAAGATCAAGAACATCTGAATCACGTTCAGCGCCAAGTCCAAGGATCTTTACAACGCATCCAGCAAATTGCATTGGACAATCAATTGAAGCCATTGCCAACTGCGGCTAATTTTTTGACCATTGATTGTGGTCGAGATGGAGATTATGCGATTGCAGTGATGAAAGGTTTGATTGACTGCGGGGTCTTTGTGCGAATGCCCGGAGTGGCACCTTTGAACCGATGTATTCGGATTACAGCAGGATTGCCAGTGGAGTTAGATTTCCTAAAAGCAACCCTTCCCAAGGTTTTGAAGTCCATTTGA